A region of the Pseudarthrobacter phenanthrenivorans Sphe3 genome:
TCGCGCGGACTGCACATCCTGGTCCGCATTGCGCCGCAGTGGTCCTACCGGGACGTTCGGCTTGCGGCCGAAACCCTTGCCCGAGAGGTGGAAAACCGCGCTCCCGGCCTGGCAACCGCCCGGTGGTGGAAGGAGGAACGCGGCGAAAGCGTGTTCGTGGACTTCAACCAGAACGCGAAGGACCGCACGGTCGCATCCGCCTATTCCGTCCGGCCGCTGCCCGATGCCAGGGTTTCCACCCCGCTGGCCTGGGATGAAGTCCGCACCGCCCGGCCGGAACAGTTCACGGTCCTGACCGTACCTGGGCGCTTTGGCAGGATGGGTGACCCCCATGCCGGCATTGATGATGCGGTGGGCAGGCTCGACGGGCTGCTGGCACTGGCTGCCGAATTGGGACCCGCGGAAAAGCCTCCACGCAGCGGGGACGGCTCCGGCCGCCGGCAGTCCGTGATGCCGCTGATCGAAGTTGCCCGGACCAAGACAAAGCCCGAGGCGCTGGCCGCACTGGACGAGTGGAAGTCCCGGCACGCGGACCTCGTTCCCGCACTCCACCCCGCAGACATCCTGGTGGATGGGATGCGCGGCTCGAGCTCGCTCTGGTACCGGGTCAGGGTGAACCTGCAGCATGTCACGGAGCCGGAGCGCCCGCCGCAGGAGGAACTGATCGCCAATTATGACCCCTGGGCGGGCAGGGAATGGCCGGGGCAGCAGGACTCGTGACAAGGCAAGGCCCGTGACCAACTCTTGTCCCAACCGGTACATTCCAGACATTCCAGCCCGCAGGCACCGGCCGTAACGTTAATCCACCGGACCCGGAAAAGGATTGCGGTGCAGGCATGCCAGCAAGATGGAGCGAAAAGAGGGGCAGGGCACGGCTGCGGGGATTGGCTGCAGCCAGCCTGGCACTTCCGCTGTGGCTAAGCGCCTGCGTTGTTGACGGGCCCCGGGAGCCGGTCACCGAATCCTCCGTTCCGGCAGCAACCCCGGAGGCGGCGGCCCCAGCGGTGTCCTCCCCCACTCCGGCACCGCAGGCCAAGGACGCAGTGCCGCTGGGAACGGCGGGAACCACTGCCCCCGCTCGTGAAGAATCTGCCGCGCCGGGTCTCTCTGCCGGCCCGGGAACTGCCAGTGCCTCCGCCCGAGGCAAGTCGGCGCGGGGTGGGGAAGGGCCGCCCGAGGCTGCGGCCTCCGAAGCCGCCGGGGCAACCGCCGCGGGAACGGCAGCAGGTACGGTGACGGCGTACTACGTGCTTCCGGACGACGGCGGCAGGAACGGCGTGCGCTTCGGGTGCAATGACAGCCTGGTGGGCATCACCATGGAGTCACCCATCGCCGGCGACTCACTTCCTGCTGCCATGGAGGCATTGCTGCAGGCGCCGGGTGAAGCAGAAACCCCGCCGCCGGGCGTCTACAACGCCCTCTCCGGCTCCCGCCTCACCTTCCTCTCGGGCAGCTTCGATGGCACCACGGTGACCGTGTACCTGGCCGGTACCCTCCGCCCCGCCGGCACCTGCGACGTCCCGCGGCTGGAAGCCCAGCTCACGCAGACCGCACTGGCCTCGGTGGGAGCCATCCGGGCCGAAATCCGCGTCAACGGACGCAGCCTGGCCGAAGCGCTCTCGCTCAAATAATGGCAACGCGAAAGGGCAGGGCTACCGGTCGCCGGCACTTGGGTTTGTGCCACACTAATAAACAACTGTTGCTTTTCGGGCAACAGTCCGCTGTATCCTGATGATGTGAGCCACGAAACACTTGACGCCGCAGCAGGGACGCTGCCGGCAGAAGCCATTGATGCCATCGAGCGGGCGGCAACGTCCGCCCACCGCCATGACGAACTGTTTTCGGAGCGGGCCGCAAACATCCGCCAGTCAGCCGTGCGCGATGTCTTTGATATCTCCATGCGCCCCGGGCTTGTGTCGCTGGCCGGGGGAAGCCCCTACCTCCAGTCCCTCCCCCTCGAACGGCTCGCCGCCACGGCAGCGAAGATCATCTCCGAGGACGGGCTCACCGCACTGCAGTACAGCAGCGGCCAGGGATCGGAAGAACTCCGTGCCCAGATCTGCGAAGTGATGGCGGCAGAGGGCATCCGGGACGCCCTTCCGCAGAACGTGGTCATCACGGCGGGATCACAGTCTGCACAGGACGTGGCCACCAAGGTCTTCTGCAACCCCGGCGATGTGGTGCTGGTTGAAGACCCTACGTACGTGGGTGCCCTGAACACGTTCGAGGCCTACCAGGTCCAGGTGGAAACCGTGGCAATGGATGAGTCCGGCCTGGTTCCGGACCTGCTGGAGGCACGGATCGCCGCGCTTCAGCTGGCTGGCAAGAACGTCAAGTTCCTCTACACCATCCCCAACTTCAACAACCCGTCCGGCATCACCCTGGCCAAAGAGCGCCGCCAGAAGGTGGTCGATATATGCCGCAATGCGAATATATTGGTGCTTGAGGATAATCCATACGGCCTGCTCCGCTACAGCGGAGAACCCCTGGAGCCGCTGCGGGCGGAAAACCCTGACGACGTGATTTACATGGGTTCCTTCTCCAAGATTTTTGCCCCCGGGCTGCGGATCGGCTGGGCCCTGGTTCCCGAACACCTGCAGCGGCGCTACTACCTCGCGGCGGAAGCGGTAACGCTGTGTCCGCCTGCCTTCAATCAGATGCTGGTTTCCGCCTACCTTCGGGACTACGACTGGAAGGGACAGATCGGGACGTATCGAGGACTCTACGCGGAGCGCTGCAACGCCATGCTCGCCGCCCTGACCGAACACATGCCGGCCGGAACCACCTGGACCACTCCGGAGGGCGGCTTCTTTGTGTGGGTTACGCTCCCCGAAGGCGTGGATACCTATCCTTTGTTGCACAAGGCGATCGACGCCGGCGTGGTGTTTATTCCGGGAGCCGCCTTCACGCCGTCGGACGAGCCGTCCAACAAGCTGCGCCTGGCGTTCAGCGCCGTACCTCCGGAAGCGATCGCGGAAGGCGTCAGGCGGCTTGCGCCGGTGCTTCAGGAAGCAATCGCCGCGCTGTAGCCTTGGCCTGACCAGCGCCAACGAAACCAAGCAAAGGAGCAACATGAGCGGAATCATCGTCGTCGGTGTGGACGGCAGCGCAACTGCGAAGAAGGCGGCGGAGCAGGCGAGGGAACTCGCGGCAGCACTGGGCGCTTCCCTCCATGTGGTGTCCGCATTCGACAGCGACAAGACCGAGGTGTTCGGCAGCGGCAGCGACCGGTGGATCGTGTCCGACGCCGATGCCGCGGAGCACGTGGCCCGGACGGTCGCAGATTCGCTGGGCAGGGACATCAAGGTGACGTACTCGGCTGCCCGCGGACGCCCTGCGGACGCCCTGATCAAGGAAGCACTGCGGACCGAAGCGCGGATCATCGTGGTGGGAAACCGCAGGATGCACGGAATCGGCCGTGTGCTGGGCAGTGTTGCCAACAGCGTGGCCCATAACGCACCCTGCGACGTGTACATCGCCAACACCTACGACGCCGACTAGCAGTTACCCGGGACACTCCCCCTGGTGGCGCACGTCGCCTGGGGGAGTGTCTGTTCTCACGGCCATTCCGGAGTTCCGGGAAAGGGCGCGAAGATAAAATTGGAGAAGCCCCCAATGGTGCGGACAACCCGCATCCGCCACCACCCAAAGGCTCCAATGATTACTCTCCAGCGCCGCCACCTCCCAGGCCACGACATCCTCCTGGCCCGGCACGGCAACCACATCTGCTCCATGCGCGTTGACCGCGGCAATGACCGGGTAGTGGCCCTGCTGGATGACGGCAGTGTGGACAGCGCCCCCAACCTCATCGCGCCAGGGCTCAAGCTTCCCGAGACTGTGGGCAGTGTAATGCGGGAGGACTGGAAGCTCCTGACCGCCTGGGCGGGCATGGCCGCGGCGATGGGTGTCCTGATGGCCGGTGCTGCCGTGGTGCTGGGTACCACCGCGGACCCTGCCACCCTGGAAATGCTGGCTTCCGCCACCGCCTACTAGGGAAAGTCCGCCGCCCTCAGGGTGACACCAGCAGGCCCTGCAGGACCCACCAAATCCCGGCCATGACCACGCCGCCAAAGAGCGATCCGGCCACAACCTGAGCTGGGGAGTGGGCGCGCAGCACCACCCGCGACCAGCCGACGGCGGGGATCAACAGCAGCAGGGGAAGCCATGCCGCACCCAGCATGAGCACCCCAATTACGGCGGATGAGGAGATGGCAGCGGCATGCCCGCTGATCTTCCAAAAGGGGCTTACGCCGGCGAGCACCACCACGCCCGCCACCACGGCAAGGACCATCACCACCACGCTCTGCGGCGCACCCGCGGCGTCCAGCACCAGGAGCCCAGCCAGGATGGATGCGAGGGCCATCAGCAGCACAGGGGCGCGCTGCCGGCGGTCGCTGACATGGTGGTCCGTTACCTTCCCCAGCCGCACCAGCACCAGCAAGAGGACCAGCGGGAGGACGCAGACGAACAGGGCGGCGAGTGCCCCGTAGCCGGCGGTTCCCGGGAAGCCAGGCTGCGTAAGGGGACTGGCCAGCAGCTGGACGCTCACCACCACGGGGGGCTGGAGCGCCTCTGTCAGCCACCTCGCCGACCTGTTCTTGGCCCGGATGATGGTGCTGCTGTTAACGGCCATAGGATTTGCCTAGTCCAGGAGGAGCGCAGGCTCCTCCAGGATGGCAGCGACGTCCGCCATGAAGCGGGCGGACAGGTCTCCGTCCACCACGCGGTGGTCGAAGGATCCGCCAAGGGTGGTAATCCACCGGGGAATGACTTCGCCGTCCAGGACCCAGGGCTTCTGCTTGATGGTTCCGAAGGCCACGATGGCTACCTCGCCCGGATTGATGATGGGAGTGCCGGTATCAATGCCGAGGGCTCCAATGTTGGTGATGGTGAGCGTGCCCCCCTGCATATCAGCGGGCTTCGTCTTGCCGGCCCGGGCAGTGACGGCCAGGTTGTTGAGCGCCAGTGCCAGTTCCTTCAGCGAAAGGTCCTGCGCGTTCTTGATATTCGGCACCATGAGTCCCCGCGGGGTTGCCGCCGCGATCCCCAGGTTCATATAGTGCTTGACCTGGATTTCGGCACCATCGTTTCCGTCCGGGTTGTCCACCCAGGTGGCGTTGACGCTTGGATTCCGCGCCGCGGCCCAGATCACGGCCTTGGCGAGGATGAGCAGTGGCGAAACCTTGATGCCCTCAAAATCCCGCGACGATTTGAGCCGCTTGACGAATTCCATGGTCCGGCTGGCATCCACGTCCACGAAGATACTCACGTGCGGCGCCGCGAACGCGGAATCCACCATGGCCTTCGCCGTGGCCTTCCGGACGCCCTTGACGGGGATCCGTTCGATCCGCTGGTCCTGCGGCTTGCCGGCCTTGCCCCAGAATCCGTCCGCCTTGTCCAGTTCCGCGTCGCGCTGCGCCTGGTAGCTGACCAGGTCTTCCCGGGTGACCTCGCCCCGTGAACCGGTGGCCACCACGTCCGCCAGGTCAATGCCCAGGTCGCGGGCAATTTTTCGGACCGGCGGCTTCGCCAGCACCCGGTTCACCAGGCCCGTGATGGTTCCGCCGAGGGTGGGGCGGTTGTCGACGGGTGCGCTTTCGGTGTCCGTTGCGGAAACGGCGGCAGGCGTCAGCGGCTGGACAGGCTCAACCACCGGGGCGTTGGCCGTGACTGCGGACGCCGGCGACGATTTCCGCGGCCGCCGCTTGACGGCGTCGGCCTTTGGACCGGAACCCACCAGTGGACCGCCGGCCGGGGCACCGCCCTGCGTGCCGCCGTCGGCCGCTGCGCCGTCCGCCTCCTGGGTGGGGAGCGTTCCGTACAGCGGCTGGACCGGCGTTGCCGGCGCGCGGACGTCCGCGGGCGTGGGGTCGCCGGAAACGTCGTCGCTCACGCTGATGATGGCGGTCCCGACGTCGATAGTCACCCCTTCGGGCACCAGCAGTTCCGTGACGGTCCCCGCGAAGGGTGAGGGCAGTTCCACCAGGGACTTGGCCGTTTCGATCTCGCAGAGGACGTCGTTTATGGCGACGGCGTCACCTGGCTTGACCTTCCAGGAGACGATTTCGGCCTCGGTCAGGCCCTCGCCGACGTCGGGCAGGTTGAACTTGTTGAGAGTCATGGTGTCCTCGGTTGGAATCCTCAGTAGGAGAGGGCGCGGTCCAGCGCCTCAAGGATGCGGTCGATATCCGGAAGGTAGTCTTCCTCAACCTTGGCAACCGGGTAGGGCATGTGGAATCCGCCCACGCGGATAACCGGGGCTTCCAGGGAGTGGAAGGCCCGCTCGCTGATTCGGGCAGCGATTTCGCCGCCGATTCCGCCGAAGGTGGGTGCCTCATGGGCCACAATCAGGCGGCCCGTCTTCTGGACCGAGGCCGTGACCGTATCGAAGTCAAGGGGTGAGATGGACCGCAGGTCGATCACCTCGACGCTCCGGCCGTCCTCCTCGGCGGCGTTGGCGGCAGCAAGCGCAACGGGAACCAGCGGGCCGTAGGCCACGATGGTGGCATCGGTGCCCTTGCGGAGGACGTGGGCCTTGAAGGGATCCCCTGCCCGGCCAGGTGCGTCCATGTCCACCTCGCCCTTGAGCCAGTAGCGGCGCTTGGGCTCGAAAATGATCACCGGGTCCTGGCACTCCACCGCCTGCTGGACCATCCAGTACGCATCGTGGGCGTTGGACGGGGTGATGATGCGCAGGCCGGCCGTGTGGGCGAAGAGCGCTTCCGGTGACTCCGAGTGGTGCTCGACGGAACCGATGCCCCCGCCGTAAGGGATGCGGATGACCACCGGGACGGTGAGGTTGCCGTTGCTGCGGGCGTGCATCTTGGCCAGCTGGGTGGTGATCTGGTTGAAGCCGGGGAACACGAATCCGTCGAACTGGATTTCGCAGACCGGCCGGTACCCGCGCAGCGCAAGGCCGATGGCGGTTCCAATGATGCCCGATTCCGCCAGCGGGGTGTCCACTACCCGGTCCGGACCGAACTCGCCAATCAGCCCGTCCGTCACCCGGTAGACGCCGCCCAAGGGGCCGATGTCTTCACCCATCAGCAGTGATTTGGGGTTTTGGCTGAGGGTTGCACGGAGGCCTTCGTTGATGGCCTTGGCGATGGTCATGGTGGTCATCAGTGGCCTGCCTTTGCTGCTGCCTGGGCCTCTTCGCCGGGTTCCCCGGCTGCGAACCCTGCGCTGTATTCCTCAAACCAGGCAAGCTCCTCCGCCACCAGGGGGTGGGCTTCGGCGTAGGTGTTGGCGAAGGCGGAGCGGATGTCAGGAGTTTCAAGGTCGTGGGTGGTGCGCCGGACGTAGGCGGCGAGTTCATCGCCGTCGGCCTTCACCTTCGCGAAGAAAGCGTCGTCCGCCAGCCCTTCGGAGCGCAGGTATTTCTCCAGGCGGGACAGCGGATCCTTGGCCCGCCACGCATCCTCCTCGGCCGACTCCCGGTACTTGGTGGGATCGTCTGCGGTGGTGTGGGCGCCCACCCGGTAGGTGAAGGCCTCAATCAGGACCGGGCCCTTGCCCTGGCGTGCGTGCTCCAGAGCCCACTCGGTGACGGCGTGGACGGCAATGACGTCGTTGCCGTCCACCCGGATGCCGGGGAATCCATAGCCCTTGGCGCGGTTGGAC
Encoded here:
- the ligD gene encoding non-homologous end-joining DNA ligase — encoded protein: MSPSKTPAEILSIAGTEVRISSPDKVLFPEQGLTKLDLVQYYLSVAEGALRGAGGRPMVLKRFPKGIDAEPFFQKRVPENHPPFIDTATLRYASGTSAEEAVIRDAAGLAWVVNLGCLDLNPHPVRAEDLEHPDELRVDLDPMPGVDWSQIVDVAYVAREVLHDVGLVGWPKTSGSRGLHILVRIAPQWSYRDVRLAAETLAREVENRAPGLATARWWKEERGESVFVDFNQNAKDRTVASAYSVRPLPDARVSTPLAWDEVRTARPEQFTVLTVPGRFGRMGDPHAGIDDAVGRLDGLLALAAELGPAEKPPRSGDGSGRRQSVMPLIEVARTKTKPEALAALDEWKSRHADLVPALHPADILVDGMRGSSSLWYRVRVNLQHVTEPERPPQEELIANYDPWAGREWPGQQDS
- a CDS encoding alpha-ketoacid dehydrogenase subunit beta is translated as MTTMTIAKAINEGLRATLSQNPKSLLMGEDIGPLGGVYRVTDGLIGEFGPDRVVDTPLAESGIIGTAIGLALRGYRPVCEIQFDGFVFPGFNQITTQLAKMHARSNGNLTVPVVIRIPYGGGIGSVEHHSESPEALFAHTAGLRIITPSNAHDAYWMVQQAVECQDPVIIFEPKRRYWLKGEVDMDAPGRAGDPFKAHVLRKGTDATIVAYGPLVPVALAAANAAEEDGRSVEVIDLRSISPLDFDTVTASVQKTGRLIVAHEAPTFGGIGGEIAARISERAFHSLEAPVIRVGGFHMPYPVAKVEEDYLPDIDRILEALDRALSY
- a CDS encoding aminotransferase-like domain-containing protein, translated to MSHETLDAAAGTLPAEAIDAIERAATSAHRHDELFSERAANIRQSAVRDVFDISMRPGLVSLAGGSPYLQSLPLERLAATAAKIISEDGLTALQYSSGQGSEELRAQICEVMAAEGIRDALPQNVVITAGSQSAQDVATKVFCNPGDVVLVEDPTYVGALNTFEAYQVQVETVAMDESGLVPDLLEARIAALQLAGKNVKFLYTIPNFNNPSGITLAKERRQKVVDICRNANILVLEDNPYGLLRYSGEPLEPLRAENPDDVIYMGSFSKIFAPGLRIGWALVPEHLQRRYYLAAEAVTLCPPAFNQMLVSAYLRDYDWKGQIGTYRGLYAERCNAMLAALTEHMPAGTTWTTPEGGFFVWVTLPEGVDTYPLLHKAIDAGVVFIPGAAFTPSDEPSNKLRLAFSAVPPEAIAEGVRRLAPVLQEAIAAL
- a CDS encoding universal stress protein yields the protein MSGIIVVGVDGSATAKKAAEQARELAAALGASLHVVSAFDSDKTEVFGSGSDRWIVSDADAAEHVARTVADSLGRDIKVTYSAARGRPADALIKEALRTEARIIVVGNRRMHGIGRVLGSVANSVAHNAPCDVYIANTYDAD
- a CDS encoding phosphatase PAP2 family protein, producing MAVNSSTIIRAKNRSARWLTEALQPPVVVSVQLLASPLTQPGFPGTAGYGALAALFVCVLPLVLLLVLVRLGKVTDHHVSDRRQRAPVLLMALASILAGLLVLDAAGAPQSVVVMVLAVVAGVVVLAGVSPFWKISGHAAAISSSAVIGVLMLGAAWLPLLLLIPAVGWSRVVLRAHSPAQVVAGSLFGGVVMAGIWWVLQGLLVSP
- a CDS encoding 2-oxo acid dehydrogenase subunit E2 — translated: MTLNKFNLPDVGEGLTEAEIVSWKVKPGDAVAINDVLCEIETAKSLVELPSPFAGTVTELLVPEGVTIDVGTAIISVSDDVSGDPTPADVRAPATPVQPLYGTLPTQEADGAAADGGTQGGAPAGGPLVGSGPKADAVKRRPRKSSPASAVTANAPVVEPVQPLTPAAVSATDTESAPVDNRPTLGGTITGLVNRVLAKPPVRKIARDLGIDLADVVATGSRGEVTREDLVSYQAQRDAELDKADGFWGKAGKPQDQRIERIPVKGVRKATAKAMVDSAFAAPHVSIFVDVDASRTMEFVKRLKSSRDFEGIKVSPLLILAKAVIWAAARNPSVNATWVDNPDGNDGAEIQVKHYMNLGIAAATPRGLMVPNIKNAQDLSLKELALALNNLAVTARAGKTKPADMQGGTLTITNIGALGIDTGTPIINPGEVAIVAFGTIKQKPWVLDGEVIPRWITTLGGSFDHRVVDGDLSARFMADVAAILEEPALLLD